AGGGCCGATCTCGATCTCTTGGCGGCGGCCCACCAGGGCGGCGGGGACGCCAGAGTAGACGGCATCCGCCAGTTCCACATCGCCGCGGTGGAGGGCCTTCACGATGGCGGCGGCGTGAACACCCGTGCCGGTGCGGAAAGCATCGCGGCCCAGCACGGGGTAGTTGGCGGGGATCTCCACATCGCACAATTCGGCCACCCGTTCCGCCAGGGCGGGCAGGTCGGAGAGATCGCCCTTCGGGAAACCCATGAGATGCAGGTTGATCATGAGCTGATCCATGGCCACGTTGCCGCAGCGCTCGCCGATGCCCAGGATGCTGCCGTGCAGGCGGTCGGCACCGGCCTCGAAAGCGGCAATGGCATTGGCCACGCCCAGGCCGCGGTCGTTGTGTCCGTGCCAGTCGATGCGCACGGAGCGATCCTTGACGACCTCCTCTTTGATGAACCGCACCAGGCGCCGGGTGCCGTCGGGGGTGGCGTGGCCGCAGGTGTCCGACAGGCAGATGGATTGGGCGCCTTCGTCCAGCGCTGCGGCGTAGATGGCTTTCAGCACGTCGGGCCGGGCTCGCGTGCTGTCCTCGGTCACCATCATGACGGGCACCTCGTGGCGGCGGCAGAAGGCCACGGCCTTGCGGGCGGTGTTGACGAGGAAGGCCAGATCCCAACCCTCCACGTCCATGCGGATGGGGCTGGAGCCCAGGAAAGCACCAGCCTCCAGAGGCATGCCAGCGCGCTGCTGGATCTCGGCCACCTGGGCCAGGTCGGCCTCCACGGTGCGCACGGCCACATTGGGCGCTATGGCCAGCCGATGGTCGCGGATCTCCACCATGAGCGCCCGCACGGCAGCCAGGGCCTTGGGCCCGGCGCCGGGCATGCCCAGATCCAGGGCATCCACGCCAAGGCGCGCCAGCCGGTGGGTGAGGT
This sequence is a window from Geothrix sp. PMB-07. Protein-coding genes within it:
- a CDS encoding LeuA family protein, coding for MTLDELINDWNGLPPKDDRIPLLNDETLRDGLQSPSVRDPDIAAKRDLTHRLARLGVDALDLGMPGAGPKALAAVRALMVEIRDHRLAIAPNVAVRTVEADLAQVAEIQQRAGMPLEAGAFLGSSPIRMDVEGWDLAFLVNTARKAVAFCRRHEVPVMMVTEDSTRARPDVLKAIYAAALDEGAQSICLSDTCGHATPDGTRRLVRFIKEEVVKDRSVRIDWHGHNDRGLGVANAIAAFEAGADRLHGSILGIGERCGNVAMDQLMINLHLMGFPKGDLSDLPALAERVAELCDVEIPANYPVLGRDAFRTGTGVHAAAIVKALHRGDVELADAVYSGVPAALVGRRQEIEIGPLAGHSNVVYWLEMNGYDPSPDRVDRILNAAKNSARILSEAEIRAVSESASR